gcaaaaaaaacccGTCAAAATGATTGCCACTTAATCCCCCCAATAAACAGTAAAGTGATAAAAAATTAAcgcccttttttttgttactgtTTGCCCTGTTGTCTGGCCCtgatgaaaaaataaatcgaaCTTAATGGGAAATGTACATACAGAGAGTTCATGTCGGCGCACTCATAAATATGAAGAATATATGATGGCAAAAGTCAGAAAAACGCTGGAAAAAGGCTCAAAACGGTTAGCGTCATTGACATTGACCAACAAAGGGTTAAGAGCAGGCATAATTGCAAATGAGTAATGGTTAAAAGCAACGCTGTCAATTGAATTTTATCGATTTCCCTAAAGAAGAAAACGATAGAGGGCAAACTACGTAGAATGCATCCACTTTTTCTTGAGCTCTTTATATTTACACTTTAACAAATCTGGGCATATATGTGAAAGTCCATATGAcatataacaatttaaatgttgttgtaAATAAAGGTGACTTTCAAGTTCAAGTAACTATATTAAATCTAGAatcgcattttttttatatagtttttttagaTTTCCTATAAATTCCATATTTTTTGCCAACTTTTTTACAATTGAAACGAAACCAAATACAGCCAGATTGTAGAAAAGTTTAAGGTCTAAAAGAAATGAATAATTCTGAAAAAGTTTCCCTTTATTTCTAACAACTTTTTTCTACGTTTTTTTGCAGGTGTAGAGTTAAACATTTTGCCGGCTAAAGTTGAGGGTGGTATATAgccaagaacaacaacaacaatggtgGCAATAACGAAATGGCATAACAACGAGAACAAAAACCATTTTCAAGCAGCATTCAAATGACACCCATACATATTCAGACTCAGTGGCGTAGTGAGTTAAAGCGTTTCTTAAGCAtaatatgcaaatattaaaaaaaaaatttccattatttttgcGTATAATTAAGTTTGAAGTATTCAAAATCAACGTGTACTATTTATATTTAGCTTATTGTTTAAGTATATAACATTTTGGTACATGTAAAATCATAAGAACAGCTCCTTAAtttagaaatacaaaatttgcataggcaaaaaatttgaaaaattcctgATTTAGTTCAGATACTCGGATTTGAAACACAGAAGAATTGCAATTATCTTAATATCTTATCCCCCTTAGATCAAACTCAGTAAGCCACTGCCTGTAGCCATAGTTTGTAGGCAGcgtaaaaaattgaaaacaggAAGAGGGTGGTGTCTGTGGGCGGCAGATGGTGGCtcaagggggcgtggcaatgGCACCCCGGCTCAGCTCACCTCGCTGAATCCGCTTTTCCTTCTAGTTTAGCAGCTTCTTCTTGGTCGTTTTCCTcgctttttttctatttttttttactttttgcctACCACtgacatttgttttttgtgcttagttttccttttccctataatatttttctggCCACGGCTGCTTTTTTGCACATTgctttttatggcaatggccGGCGGATATTATCAACAACACTGAACAACTGCAAATGctcttgttattattgttattattatttatcagGGCGACGACGGCgtcagaaatttattttcattaacaaGTTGGACtgacaaaatataaacaaaaaaataaaaatccaaagCCATAACAAAAAGTAACTCGAGTGCGGCAGACAAAGGCAACTGGCACTGAAAGAGTagtaaaaacgaaaataaatccAGTCATGTGTGGGAAACAGTTCCAGGAACTCAAGTTGCTTCGACTTTTATTTGTCATtagttttcatcaaatttctGTTGCTGTCAACCAGAAACATATGATTAATACAGTACAAAAAAGATAAAACAAATTCGGAGAAGAGATTAAATCACTGGAGAAGTTTCAAAACTAATGAGAAAATATCTAAATGATGAAAAACTTTtacttcaaaattttataaaagtagtgaaacagttttgtttttatttcgggGAATGTTGTTGATTGAGattgtcaaaataaaactatgtTTTTCTAACTAAATCTATGTTTAGTGCGTTTAGAACCTAGTAACCTTAGTAAGTAGAGCTGATAAAAATTCGATTCAGTTTTATCTTTGGCAACACATTAAAGGTTACTGAATGGTATATGCACAAAGTTCATGCAGATTATATGTCAAAGGTAAACACATCATACCTCAAAGTGATTATAAGCATGTCcataaatatatgaaaaagaGTGCGTTTGAAAACACATCAAGGTTATTGAATATGTTATGGTACTAGTAACGCTAGGGTATTtataacatacatatattgttgctgttgtgggCATTCGCGAAGGTTAAAAGACGAAATGTGTAGAGTACACCGAAGAAAACACTGAGTAACAAACACGTTGACAGGAACAATCAAAATTCATATCAATACGtttttaaatagaattttaaCATTGGTTTGAATTCCAtcttcattttatttattcaggTATTATATTGACACCTTAAATGGTGAACTATGTATTAagcaattacaattttttccgGTGCAAATGTAAAATTGTGGTCGTGTGTTGGTGTTGTTTGGGTGCAGTGCAGCTGCAATCAAGTTGGCATTTATGTATAATTTACATCGCGTGGCTGCCACAAATTCGATTCAATTAGAAAACGCTCATGGAAAATGCTGAGAAGCCATCAAACAAGCGGCGAACGGGAGGAAAAGTAGGGAAAGCCAAGGCCGTTTATTCAGCATCAAATTCAGAGTGGGTGGGCGTGTGCTATGTGTTGTGTGctgtgtgggcgtggctggcTCAGGTCACGACCTGTGAGCAaactcacgcacacacacacgtgcgccaaagtgaaattttttttttgttcgtggAACATgattaacataaaattaaacgatCCAAAGGAAAACAGCAAAAAGTGCGAGGGGTGCGGGGTCCCAGTAAATTGCTTTGAACCACCTGCTTTCGCATAAACTCCCCATCAATATTCTCATCAATATTCCCCCGACTTTGTACCTTTGATGACGAATCACTCCAcctatttttcaaaaaattattaggtGCCCATtgacaatttataaattgggTTTGATAAGAAGAAACGGAAACAATGtgacttttatatatttaaaagattgCGAAATCAAATAAtctttgtgttttattttatatatataaaaaacaatagaaATATACCTAATATTATAACAAATGTAATATGCTTTTCATGCTCATCACAAGTGTTGCCTAATTGCTGgcgaaaagaaaactttgtttattataattagtGGACAAATACACACATAATCCTGTATTCGAGTGTTTTGCGGCGATAGAGGGGCCGAAAATCCCAcgaggaaaaacaaaagcaatacCAAATGAATATCTCAAGTGGATTCGAGTGAAAAAGTAGAGGCTAACTTAGAAAAATAACCCAAATACACTGGGAAACATTTGAAACAGTTTGGCTATAATAACATAGTAGAGAAACACCGTGGTTTTCTAATAGAAAAAATCACCCTATTCTTAAACCAAACGCATAATGATACCTCTTCTTTGCATTAAACCCTACGTTTTTTCAGTGTAAGTGACAGTAATAAgcaataagtaaaataaatgaagaaaatcAAACCTCGGCGACCGCTGAGACCAAGAGTAGAAAAGTGTGTGCGGGAGAGCAGCTCTACAAGTAAGCAAACTtggggtaaaaaaaaaagtaaatgtaGTCCTTGAAATGCTTTTAACACAAATtacaaacaacatttaattggGTCGAGTGGAGGGTTTTTCCAGAGGGTGTGCGGAGCGGAGCCTCACTGTACTGACCCAAAGTGGTTACTTTGCCACAGTTCTCTCTTATTTATGCACTCTGTCTATATTTTTCCCAAATACATATATTCTGTGAAAGACTAAACTGAGTTTATCCCTTCTGCCAACCTTCCAACCCCTTTATTCTCGTACTTTTCTCTTATTTTACGTCACctgcaaattttcttttgatgAAAGTTGTCAGAGCAACAAAAcggaaattaaattacttcaATTTTGTGTAATTAACGTCACTTTCACTTGGCAAACACAAACCCCTTTTCCCCcgacttttttttgtttccaacCATTTTCCTATAATTATCTAGCTTCTTCATTATCGTTTAGCTCTTGGAAAACCCTTGGCTTGgttaagttaaaattaaagagaGTTGGGATAGAGTTGAAGTTAGTTTCTTGTTTGATTTATGCATAAAGCtgatttaattgcttttgaaTGGATAACATTTTATTCAGTACTGGTTTTTGaggcaaataaattgttttctaatGATAGCTTAGAACATTATTAATTAGAAAAAGCCTATTTAAAACCATAAGAATTATTTTGAGAATtctaaaaattagtttttaggccacaaaaaatatttattgatttactatcaacatttaagtttatttatctttaaaaagtatattttgtataaggGTGAttgatttgcttttaaatggataattaattttgcagTATATTCTCAAAAGTTCTTGCAgcatataaattgttttctaatGATAACTTGGTAAATGATTTATTAGAAAAGCTACTTGAAACCATGATAATTATTAagataattataaaatgttcgatttattaatatatcatttaatttttcttttatagcTTGGTTAtctttcaaatttatataaatgcatGCCTAACCTATATAGTTTtaggaatttatttatttggcgcTAAAAATCCCAGAAATCCTATTGTTCCATGTGTGAAATGGGGGGGGGAATGAAAGTGGTGGAATTAGGGGGTGGGATATGGGGAGCATAGGGGTTTGAAAACTTAACGACAAAAACAAACGCAAAggcaaacgcaaacgcaaacAGAAAAAGCGAAACAGCGAGGAATAATCATCACTCTGAGTGGCGCGGCTTCTAGAATTTCAATGAGGAGTGGGAGTGGGGTTGGCGTGGGTGGCTAAAACTATTGTCCAAACTGTTGTTGTGACGCAGTTGTGTTGCCGTAGTTTTTATCGTTGTTGCTTCCCCactcctttatttttttgttgttgttatgtAGCAACAGTTTTCGTGCCCTgccatgttttaaaaaaatttttttccccTGATTCGGTTTGTTTTGTCAAGCGCGTTGCTTTGTGTTTTGCCTTACcgacctttttttttggtgataGTAACAAAGGCAACCTGTGGCATTGAGtgggaaaatacaaaaaaagaaaattcataaaaaaagcaaaggcTAGCGAAACGGGAAAAACTAGCCCTCACGAAATATATTCCGTAATTGGACTTTTGCCAAACCGACCCGAACGAACCTCTTTATCCGAATTTTCTACACCGCACATACATACACCCATATCAGATGACGTCGCGGGATAATCAAACAAAAGCTGAAAACTTTGGGAGCACTATACACTGTGGAATAATTACCCataactatattttattacattttatttcagttaATAGCATACTTAAATGGATAGGCTTTCCGTGCGCTCAGCAAATGTCTGCTATAAAGTTGTAAGCCCCTGAATATTATTAACTACTTAGGTTTATTATATTCGTGGGCTTACTTGGAACATTATTATAAATGCAAAACCATCATCACGATTAAGAAATTTTACTACTTCAACTATAATATGGAAATTACCATTAATAAGAGTATAAAAAAGCATTTTGTTACCTATTAAatgcttatatttatttaattttttttattttaatttatttcaataccATTATCACGATTTATATACAATCTATAAGATTGTATTATAAAGGTATACAAAGCGCTCCCtattaaatgcttttatttgtttatttcattttgttttcatacgCTTGtcgttatttatttattttaaacaggAGGTCCACTATCACAATGTTTTCAGTGCGTCTGGAGCCAAGGCTGGCTTTTGAGCCTAGGCGATATTTAATACGTCTGCCGCGTACCCAAAACTCCAGATAACAACAAAGCACAAAGGAAAACCAGCAGGAGGAAggcataattaaataaacaaattccCAAACTAGGCAACAGGGGAGGCAAACACAGTGCAAAACTCAAGTGTCGCCGCAAGAGTCAAGTGGgggtgggggcgtggccctTCTCCTGTGACTGTGAATTACTCACCAGGCTAAAACAAAGAGCCAGTCAGCACCAGCATAGATAACAGTAACAAAGGGAGCCCCGAAAAAGgcaaaacaagaacaaaaggTAGCAGAAAagtacacagaaagaaaataatattgctTACAACATAATTCCCAAATCATACAGTAGTTATgtgatttttgtatatatttaagataattattttgatttgtattAGAAGTAAACTTTTTAACTTCAAAGATTCCAAATCAGCGCACCAACTAgttaaacattgttttaaattattaataaaactaccttttttttatgagTGTTGGAAAAAAAGGTAGGCTTAAGTCACACATTAGGTAAAGAATGATGGAGAACCAAAAGTCCTCTAGATAATGTTCGAAAAATGGTTTGCATTTGATGTGAAACGAGCAAAAACCAAGTGGAACAATTGCCATTGCAATTGACCACAaagaattcgtcattaaatggACGTAACTGGAAAAACGAGAGGGAAAACAGAGGAAAACAGGGGGAAAATTGTGTGGTAAAACGGGGAAAAAGCTCTAGGGCCATAGACAAGGTGTCCGGGGGTCTGAAACTGACTGCTTAATTgctattttggttttgtttcaTGTGCTAATTGTGCACATGCTATGCAAATTTGTTGCTCCCTTGGCCTTCTCGTCGTctccaaaaaaatacaaaaaaataacaaaagtgtTTATACGAAATGAAATATCACGATGTGGCTAACAGcaaaataactcaatttcaaaatgtagtttaaaacaaattacacattttacaaaaataattatcatATAAAATCATTTCTTTAACAGATGTACTTAAAATCAGCTTTTAATAGTCATGACTTCTTCATGGCATACACGAAAAGTCTGTCAATGCTGCCAGTTCCTTCACGtgcatctttttttttcgatcCATTTTCCCCCCgggattttaaaaactaacatttttttacgaccaaaagacataaaaacaatttgcgaaaaaaaaaaacaaaaagagaaaaaccGCAGAGCAACTGCAAATTGAGTGCCAAAAAGGGGGATGCGGGCGGGAAAATGGCGTCTGCGAGATGACTAAGACAAGGAAAACTGACGGGGAAAGCGGGGAAATTGGGGGCAGACTGGATAAAAACGAGCTGCTGTCCCACATATAATAATGCATTACAGTCCGTCGTTATAATCCACGAAAATGcgagcaaaataaataaagtggCAGCAACAAAACTACAAACAGGGAGGTGGGGGGAAGACTGGCTGGTGGGttgtgggcggtgggtggtgggtggcaGACTAGGGCCGTAGGGTCGTCATGGAAAACGCTACTCCGCTGCGAAAATGCGCGTGTGTGACTTCAGTAAATATTGCCTTAGGCGCATCCAACATTCATGAACTTCTCGCGATATCATAGAACCACATACAATAGTTCCACTAACAAATTGCTCTAGTTCCACAACAATGGAAAgggtttttgaaaataaaagtgagGGATAGAcacttgtttaaataattttgtataagaattatttgtaaacctctatttttatcttttaaatagagtttttattttcacaatttaGTGTTTGCACCGATATTTAATAGcactttataatttaaaaatgttttaaggaAATTATTTCAGGTTGTTATTCTTACTTATTTACAATAAGTAATTTTAGAAGAAATAGGATTAAGGGTTGTCATTATTATGGAAAGACAGGACAGATATTTTTAGTCAAAGGAATTTTGCCCCTACAATTACTttcaaattacttttaaaatacaaaaaaaacatctactctttgtattataaaattacTTAGACTTATAATAGAtctagaaaaatttaataatataaatcaaCTTACGGATAGAAGAAGAAGAGAAATGTGGTTAAGAGCAGCACAATCCAGGCGAAAGTCGCAGGAATGTAGCGCGTTTTCACATCGCATTTGGGCATTTTCCTATTTTCCTATTTGTTGGTACGCTTGTTGTTGATGTtactattgttgttgttgttgttgttgttgttgttgttgttcttgtatcagttgttgttgcagtcTCTCTTtattgctgtttgttgttgttgctctggGCCAATGTTGTTGCTATTTCTCTGgctaatgttgttgttgctgtgttgCAATGTCGTTGACCGTTTTTTTCTTGGCAATGAAATGcgttttgttgctgttgttgttgtcgcctGATGATGTTGCTCGAttgtggttgtggttgtggttgttgttgttgttgttgctgttgtcgcttGATGACGTTTCTTTTCTTggctttctctctctctctctctctctctctctctaagGTGGCGGGGGGCGGACAGAAAGGCGCGGGGGACGGGGCAGAGAGAGAGGGGGGTCGGGAAAAGAGCGAGATGGCGAGACGAAGCGGCGACGCGTGAAAACGGGATCGGCGACGGCGGCGTCAACGTCGACGTCGGCAGAGGCAGCGACGCCGGCAGCGCGGCTTTTAGATTCGCGGGAATCGGAAAATCGGGAAAATCGGGGAATATTTCAGCTACGACTTTTCAAAGTTCTGGGTTTTAAAACGGCtcctgtttttaaaaattaaaaaaaatatttaagattaggcacacattaaaaaaatatatcactTCATTATCACATAAAAAAACTCCATATTTTCCATAGATAATAAGACACAGACACACTTGTATTTCAAAAATGAATATACCTAAAAATAGAACacgaattttatttaaatttaatttagccaAGTGTTTGCTTTAGAAGATCCCAATATATTAGTGATGCCATTAAATGAACGATTATTTatggatttatttttgaatccattagttttaaaaataattttacacgAAACAAATCACtgcaaaaaaacacaacataTATTTCGGAATTTAGCATAAGttgtttgcaatttttaaaaacatttcagaTCATTTggtataaaatgtaaaaaatattgtaaaacaaaatttcaaaatgtgtCATCGAgccacaatttttaaatttaaatttttaaaataataagacTAATTTTTCTCCACGACTTGAATAAAATAGATTTGATATATACAATcaactaatttttattaaatgagaGGACATTTCTTTATTGGTAtgaattctgaaatatttgaatttcatttgCAAATCATGCTTTTTTGTAtactaaattatataatttattaattaacaatttatttgttttgaatgcATGACTACTTCTTAAACTTGAACTTAGCAATTTCCGAATATTATATACCGCCCCCTTTCGTTGTTTACATTAGTTTAAATTCCTGCCATTCGAGttgtttactttattttacatttctaTAATTTATTCCAATTTGTTTGcgtttctctctctttctctcttgTGGTCGAGAGCACAATTcttgttttccgttttttgCTAAAATTCTCTTGATCTGTTGGTATTAGTGTTGGTATTAGTATTAGCACAccgttttaattttgatatccaggcaaagaaaatataatacataGATCGTTGACTTTCCCCTGTCTTTTTTCATAcaacaattttcattttcgtgTGCGTTTTTTGTTCGCCTTTTTCGGTTTTCCCCACCTTTCTTCGTTCTCTTTTccgctgctgcttcttctgcCTTCTATCGCCCTCTCACTCGCTCTCTTTGCTCTTCACATAtaccaacaaacacacacacacactcgcacacacgcacgcacGTTGTTGCTgcaacgtttttttttgttttttatttcggcGTCGCCtgcaatttctttttatttcttgctCTCGTTCGCACACACAGCAATCAGCGAACATTTAATTAGGCACTTTTCCGGTTTTGTGcgatttttcattattttatggGCGGCAAGGCGTTTGGAttacgaaaaaataaataaaaaaaagcggAGCGTACGCATAATTTCGTCGGTCGGTTCGATTTCGATAGCAGTGGCCGCTAGAGGTGGACAAACATCGATGAGAACGtcgatgtcatcgatgttttcaagaCATCGGCTATGCGATACTATCGAGTTTACTTGAGATTCTTGTAACCATCGATACATTTGTCTGGCCAGGAAAGTACTACCGCTAAAAATAAGAGAAAGCGGGCTGCCAGATTGTTAAAAAAGATACACAAGCAGCGcattactttatttaaaataatataagaactaaagcaaatataccaaaaaacTCACATAATTTCAAACCAAACATTCGTtctattattaatataaaagtaaacagAATCTATACCCCTTTTAAAGGAGCccaacaaaaacttttaacaaatccattacaaataaataactaaaattttaatggttttataCTTTTTGAAAACCGATTGGCTGTATATATTTTGGTCACACTGGCGCGATGTCGGTATGTGTAAGCGTTACTATCGAATGCTCGATAGCACGAGTTCACATCACGCCTACAACTATCGATTGtactttattttgtaaaaataaatttgcaaatttgGCTAGAAAAATTCAAGTATCTACTGGCTAAAATCCGGACTGAAAGAACATCGAAACACGAGACCGCAGCAGTGACTGCCACTCAAGAGATTCGGCGACCAGGACTTCAGCGTAAAACAGCCGGAAAACAAGAAGCGGCTTTTCGCGACGACGCCGACATTGGCAGAGGAAAAGCGGGGAAAGCGAGGAAAGCGGGGACAGTCAGCGCCATCGAGCTACAGCCATGTCGCGCAGCGTGCGGGCAGAGACGCGGAGTCGGGCGAAGGATGACATCAAGCGGGTGATGCAGGCGGTGGACAAGGTGCGCCACTGGGAGAAGAAGTGGGTGACCATCAGCGACACGACCATGAAGATCTACAAATGGGTGCCCATCGCCTCCGCCAGCGAGAAGAAGTCCAAGCTGGAGGCCTCGCCGGGCTCGGCCCTCAACCGCCGCCCGCCCACGAGTTCGGGGGGCGTGCCCGTaggcggcagcggcagcaagaGCGACAAGGAGAACTCGCAGAAGGGCACGCCCACGCCGCCCCAGATCACGCCCAGCTACCAGGGACTCACCGCCGAGGACTCGAACACCTGTAAGAGCACACTATATGGTCGCCAGGACCTTTCCAGAGCCCCCTTGTCCCAGCTTGTGTACCAGACCCCAAGATATTACCAACTATAGGGCTACATTtcttataaattgtttaataatcataattttttgccCTTATATGCCTAGTTTACCTGTAAGAATGTAGAATATGGTAATCTGACCCCTTTCTTATTTATCTGCCCCTCagatattttcaaaactatcTTCTGTCCGTAGGTTTGGCACCTATTTGGTTCCATTATGACTCACAAGCGGTTGCTGAGCCTCTAGAGTCCCcattttaatatgattttgcCTCAGATACTTATTGCACTTTCAAATATTGTCATAACCATTAACTATAGCGTTACTTTTCATACAACTTGTTATACAATCATAATTTGATGCCCAAAATGCCTTGTTTACAAACTTCTATACCTGTAAAAACGCAGAATATAGTAATCTGATCCCTAGTCATTtatctgtttatttttaaaacttctcTGTATTTATGCATAGATTTTGATCCAACATGACTCATATTTTCAAGGTAGCCGTAACTATACCTCAAGTTCCTATTCAAGATCGTATTGAGaatcaataattttttgtccTTAAATGACAAGGCTGTAGAATATTGTAATCTGATCACTTGTCATTTATCTGTCCATAAGATAGTTTCAAAacttattatttcaattgtcAGGCACTTAGCAAGCGGAACGATACAGTTATAACTAATAGTTGTTAAAAATGCCTAGTTTACAGACAGTTGTCTTTTCAATGTCGAACATAGTTCACCGAATCACTAAATTTTGCATTggttattttcatttataactCAATAATTCTTGCTAGGGTTTCTGAACCTCTAgagtcaaatttttaattattttctgcCAGGCATTTATCTCCCTTTAAGATATTAACATAATTATTACCTATTGGGCTCCATTTGATAGAAATTCTCGTCTAGAATTCATATTATATGCCCTGAAATGCCTAGTTTACAGACTCCGTTAGCTGTGAAATGTAGAATATGGTAATCTGAACtctttgtgtttatttgtttattttttaccaaactcctaaaatgtttcattttataaattatttttacgatCCGATCTATATGCTTAATAAGTTTAAGCTCACTCTAACaaacaacttaaaattaatttatttttatgtttatttgaaaaaaaaattatgtgtGTTCTCTGTCTTATTCATGTAGGTTCTTATGCCTAATTGATTACTATGTTTAATTACAAAgagattttgtttatttccatCGAATTTTTTTGGGTCTAAATGTATTAAGTATATGTATACttcttttttaatgtaaaaagtTGTCAGAAAAATGTAACGAACTGGTTATTGAAATTTGCTGTATTTCAATAGATTAATATGTCTTAAATTTaggaaaaatttttgttacaTTTCCAAagacaaaatacaaaaactgtattttagttcttttttGGGCTCTcgagatttgacaaataaaaaattcctaaagcgtcctttttttgtaacttggccaaattagagatagagcctaagagtgactgttttggacagctggcaacctatactacccatacaaaatcggtttagagccatttatttggtttaataagaaaacccgatttttcaaaatagacttttgaagaattaacgttatgaccaatttttgcatttttgataagggggtacatcatcattttttacgaaaatttcaaatctgaaaattttttaactgagaatgccatttgattgaaatttaatgacgaattcgccgatgtatgacattcatctggtgaccattttttcccaaggttttgatacaaaaacctgtattttaggttctttttttgggctctcggagatttgacaaataaaaattcctaaagcgtcctttttttgtaacttggccaaaattagagatagagccataagagtgactgttttggacagctggcaacctatactacccatacaaaatcggtttagagccatttatttggttttaataagaaaaccgatttttcaaaatagacttttgaagaattaacgttatgaccaatttttgc
Above is a genomic segment from Drosophila gunungcola strain Sukarami unplaced genomic scaffold, Dgunungcola_SK_2 000231F, whole genome shotgun sequence containing:
- the LOC128266026 gene encoding B-cell CLL/lymphoma 7 protein family member B-A encodes the protein MSRSVRAETRSRAKDDIKRVMQAVDKVRHWEKKWVTISDTTMKIYKWVPIASASEKKSKLEASPGSALNRRPPTSSGGVPVGGSGSKSDKENSQKGTPTPPQITPSYQGLTAEDSNTCKSTLYGRQDLSRAPLSQLVYQTPRYYQL